A region from the Cannabis sativa cultivar Pink pepper isolate KNU-18-1 chromosome 9, ASM2916894v1, whole genome shotgun sequence genome encodes:
- the LOC133031016 gene encoding 18S rRNA (guanine-N(7))-methyltransferase RID2-like isoform X2, translating to MSSRPEFQAPPEIFYDDKEARKYTSSSRIIKIQAELTERALELLALPKDGLPRLLLDIGCGSGLSGETITQNGHEWIGLDISNSMLNVALEREVEGDLLLADMGQGLGFRSGLIDGAISISAIQWLCNADKSSHNPKLRLECFARGARAVFQVYPESTEQRVLIYSCAIGAGFVGSLVIDFPHSAKKRKEYLVLTCSTPVPKRKGDNSSRDEEDQTVCVSNTNRPRKKQRIMEKGKGKEWILKKKEQMRRRGNVVPADTKYTARKRRPQF from the exons ATGTCGTCTCGGCCGGAATTCCAAGCGCCTCCTGAGATATTCTATGATGATAAAGAAGCTAGGAAGTATACCTCCTCTTCTCGAATCATCAAAATCCAAGCAGAGCTCACCGAGAGGGCTCTCGAGCTTCTCGCCTTGCCCAAAGATGGACTTCCCAGGTTGCTTCTCGACATTG GTTGCGGGTCAGGACTTAGTGGAGAAACCATAACACAGAATGGTCATGAGTGGATCGGTTTAGATATCTCTAACTCAATGCTTA ATGTTGCGTTGGAGAGGGAGGTTGAAGGTGATTTATTACTTGCTGACATGGGTCAG GGATTGGGGTTTCGGTCTGGTCTTATTGATGGGGCCATAAGTATCTCTGCTATTCAG TGGTTGTGCAATGCTGACAAATCCTCACACAACCCAAAACTAAGATTAGA ATGTTTTGCAAGGGGAGCAAGAGCAGTCTTTCAAGTGTATCCTGAAAGTACGGAACAGCGAGTGTTAATATATAGTTGTGCGATTGGTGCTGGATTCGTTGGTAGCTTGGTTATTGATTTTCCCCACAG TGCCAAGAAAAGGAAAGAATACCTTGTTCTGACTTGTAGCACACCAGTTCCAAAGCGTAAAGGCGACAATAGTAGTAGAGATGAAGAAGATCAAACG GTATGTGTTTCTAACACGAACAGGCcaagaaaaaaacaaagaatTATGGAAAAAGGGAAGGGCAAGGAATGGATACTGAAGAAGAAGGAACAGATGAGAAGAAGAGGGAATGTTGTACCTGCTGACACAAAATACACTGCTAGGAAAAGAAGGCCTCaattttga
- the LOC133031016 gene encoding 18S rRNA (guanine-N(7))-methyltransferase RID2-like isoform X1: protein MSSRPEFQAPPEIFYDDKEARKYTSSSRIIKIQAELTERALELLALPKDGLPRLLLDIGCGSGLSGETITQNGHEWIGLDISNSMLNVALEREVEGDLLLADMGQGLGFRSGLIDGAISISAIQWLCNADKSSHNPKLRLDAFFGSLYRCFARGARAVFQVYPESTEQRVLIYSCAIGAGFVGSLVIDFPHSAKKRKEYLVLTCSTPVPKRKGDNSSRDEEDQTVCVSNTNRPRKKQRIMEKGKGKEWILKKKEQMRRRGNVVPADTKYTARKRRPQF from the exons ATGTCGTCTCGGCCGGAATTCCAAGCGCCTCCTGAGATATTCTATGATGATAAAGAAGCTAGGAAGTATACCTCCTCTTCTCGAATCATCAAAATCCAAGCAGAGCTCACCGAGAGGGCTCTCGAGCTTCTCGCCTTGCCCAAAGATGGACTTCCCAGGTTGCTTCTCGACATTG GTTGCGGGTCAGGACTTAGTGGAGAAACCATAACACAGAATGGTCATGAGTGGATCGGTTTAGATATCTCTAACTCAATGCTTA ATGTTGCGTTGGAGAGGGAGGTTGAAGGTGATTTATTACTTGCTGACATGGGTCAG GGATTGGGGTTTCGGTCTGGTCTTATTGATGGGGCCATAAGTATCTCTGCTATTCAG TGGTTGTGCAATGCTGACAAATCCTCACACAACCCAAAACTAAGATTAGA TGCATTCTTTGGATCTCTATACAGATGTTTTGCAAGGGGAGCAAGAGCAGTCTTTCAAGTGTATCCTGAAAGTACGGAACAGCGAGTGTTAATATATAGTTGTGCGATTGGTGCTGGATTCGTTGGTAGCTTGGTTATTGATTTTCCCCACAG TGCCAAGAAAAGGAAAGAATACCTTGTTCTGACTTGTAGCACACCAGTTCCAAAGCGTAAAGGCGACAATAGTAGTAGAGATGAAGAAGATCAAACG GTATGTGTTTCTAACACGAACAGGCcaagaaaaaaacaaagaatTATGGAAAAAGGGAAGGGCAAGGAATGGATACTGAAGAAGAAGGAACAGATGAGAAGAAGAGGGAATGTTGTACCTGCTGACACAAAATACACTGCTAGGAAAAGAAGGCCTCaattttga
- the LOC133031016 gene encoding 18S rRNA (guanine-N(7))-methyltransferase RID2-like isoform X3, translating into MMIKKLGSIPPLLESSKSKQSSPRGLSSFSPCPKMDFPGCGSGLSGETITQNGHEWIGLDISNSMLNVALEREVEGDLLLADMGQGLGFRSGLIDGAISISAIQWLCNADKSSHNPKLRLDAFFGSLYRCFARGARAVFQVYPESTEQRVLIYSCAIGAGFVGSLVIDFPHSAKKRKEYLVLTCSTPVPKRKGDNSSRDEEDQTVCVSNTNRPRKKQRIMEKGKGKEWILKKKEQMRRRGNVVPADTKYTARKRRPQF; encoded by the exons ATGATGATAAAGAAGCTAGGAAGTATACCTCCTCTTCTCGAATCATCAAAATCCAAGCAGAGCTCACCGAGAGGGCTCTCGAGCTTCTCGCCTTGCCCAAAGATGGACTTCCCAG GTTGCGGGTCAGGACTTAGTGGAGAAACCATAACACAGAATGGTCATGAGTGGATCGGTTTAGATATCTCTAACTCAATGCTTA ATGTTGCGTTGGAGAGGGAGGTTGAAGGTGATTTATTACTTGCTGACATGGGTCAG GGATTGGGGTTTCGGTCTGGTCTTATTGATGGGGCCATAAGTATCTCTGCTATTCAG TGGTTGTGCAATGCTGACAAATCCTCACACAACCCAAAACTAAGATTAGA TGCATTCTTTGGATCTCTATACAGATGTTTTGCAAGGGGAGCAAGAGCAGTCTTTCAAGTGTATCCTGAAAGTACGGAACAGCGAGTGTTAATATATAGTTGTGCGATTGGTGCTGGATTCGTTGGTAGCTTGGTTATTGATTTTCCCCACAG TGCCAAGAAAAGGAAAGAATACCTTGTTCTGACTTGTAGCACACCAGTTCCAAAGCGTAAAGGCGACAATAGTAGTAGAGATGAAGAAGATCAAACG GTATGTGTTTCTAACACGAACAGGCcaagaaaaaaacaaagaatTATGGAAAAAGGGAAGGGCAAGGAATGGATACTGAAGAAGAAGGAACAGATGAGAAGAAGAGGGAATGTTGTACCTGCTGACACAAAATACACTGCTAGGAAAAGAAGGCCTCaattttga
- the LOC133031016 gene encoding 18S rRNA (guanine-N(7))-methyltransferase RID2-like isoform X4, with product MSSRPEFQAPPEIFYDDKEARKYTSSSRIIKIQAELTERALELLALPKDGLPRLLLDIGCGSGLSGETITQNGHEWIGLDISNSMLNVALEREVEGDLLLADMGQGLGFRSGLIDGAISISAIQWLCNADKSSHNPKLRLDAFFGSLYRCFARGARAVFQVYPESTEQRVLIYSCAIGAGFVGSLVIDFPHSAKKRKEYLVLTCSTPVPKRKGDNSSRDEEDQTAKKKTKNYGKREGQGMDTEEEGTDEKKRECCTC from the exons ATGTCGTCTCGGCCGGAATTCCAAGCGCCTCCTGAGATATTCTATGATGATAAAGAAGCTAGGAAGTATACCTCCTCTTCTCGAATCATCAAAATCCAAGCAGAGCTCACCGAGAGGGCTCTCGAGCTTCTCGCCTTGCCCAAAGATGGACTTCCCAGGTTGCTTCTCGACATTG GTTGCGGGTCAGGACTTAGTGGAGAAACCATAACACAGAATGGTCATGAGTGGATCGGTTTAGATATCTCTAACTCAATGCTTA ATGTTGCGTTGGAGAGGGAGGTTGAAGGTGATTTATTACTTGCTGACATGGGTCAG GGATTGGGGTTTCGGTCTGGTCTTATTGATGGGGCCATAAGTATCTCTGCTATTCAG TGGTTGTGCAATGCTGACAAATCCTCACACAACCCAAAACTAAGATTAGA TGCATTCTTTGGATCTCTATACAGATGTTTTGCAAGGGGAGCAAGAGCAGTCTTTCAAGTGTATCCTGAAAGTACGGAACAGCGAGTGTTAATATATAGTTGTGCGATTGGTGCTGGATTCGTTGGTAGCTTGGTTATTGATTTTCCCCACAG TGCCAAGAAAAGGAAAGAATACCTTGTTCTGACTTGTAGCACACCAGTTCCAAAGCGTAAAGGCGACAATAGTAGTAGAGATGAAGAAGATCAAACG GCcaagaaaaaaacaaagaatTATGGAAAAAGGGAAGGGCAAGGAATGGATACTGAAGAAGAAGGAACAGATGAGAAGAAGAGGGAATGTTGTACCTGCTGA